The DNA sequence TAGGGTACTCAGACAATGATTGGTGTGGAAATGTAGATGATCGGAAAAGCACATCCGGGTATGTCACTACaacaaaaagtattttagaCAACACCACAAAACTATGGCCTAAATCGTAAAAACTTGGGCTAAAGTTTAGACAACAGTTTCTTAGCCGTAGTCTAGGTGGCCGTTGGTGTAGGCATTAGGCCACGGTTTTCAATACGATAACATTGTTAAAACCGTGGCTTAATATCCTAATAATAGACAACACCCTTATAAATATTGTCTTTGAGTTTAagccacatttattaaaatgtgtttttatagAAAAGTTCAATGTGAAAAAAGTGTACCTCTTCAAATCACAATATTATACAATTAGGCACCACAATAGTCAACACCTCAAACAATATTCGTACgcaaaatattcataattgaatgaatattaaatgtcattcatacatatatttCAATGCTAGAatgaaaactattaaaataactatcttGAAGTCATTATTAAGGATGAACCTTTCAAAGTTTTAGCTAGAAagctaaaatataatatgtctAATGTTTCTTAACTACATAACAAAGATCATTATTCTATAAGATTGTCTTCATAATCTTCATAGCCTTCATTGTCTTCATgatcttctttgttttctagctacaaacaacaacacaatatattatcacatttttccaacatattatacattataacaagttaattaagtcaaatttaacatgtaaatgtgCATTGAATCACATGTTTTCAATCATTTCTAAGTTCCAACAAATGCATGTTCATGAGTGAAGTAGAGACCTAAAATGTAACATTATACTCATCATGATTCTTCTCTTACATAATGTATCATAGATGTTAAATAACAAACATGATTTGAGAGTTTATAGTATAGTATTAATCTAATGTAACACCTAATAAGCACAAAATACCAATATTTTAGTTGCTAAGAGTCTAAAGCATCAATAAGTAGTTATTGCAACATCCTAACCATATCCTATTTAGTATTAAACTTTTGGGTATTTTACATTGATATTAATGATGGAAGTACAATTAAAAACTTTTCTTTACCTGCGGATCATGGGTTGATGCAGATAAATATGGCCCTGTTGCACTACTTTCTTTACCTAAAATGCGTGCCATCATATTATTTAAGTCCTCTTCATCTAAATTTGGATTTTGTTGCCTTACCACAAAATTTACAATTGCTCGTAGATCTTGTATTTCCTTTGTCATACCACTAATTGCGTTTGCATGTTCTTTCTTGATGGTAgcaatttcttcatttttcctaAATTGTGATGATGTCATAGTCTTTCCGTAACAACGTACCCTCCCAGGCTTTTCTTTTCCAAACAGTGATTTAAATGTTTGTTCTGCAGAATCACTTGAGTTTTGAATGGAACCTTGAAGCTTAatctaataaaacaaaaataaaaaatcattatgtAGATCTATACAATGAATAAAGgagatttatttatattgagaaaaaGGAATCTATACAATGAATTGTAAACATACAATAGCATTATGTGTTTCTTCATccaattcttttccttttcgGCCTTCTCGACGTTGACGAGTTGTAATAAACATTTCAGCTTGAGTAACTTTTTCTCCTACCTCTTTCTTGGTACGCTACAATAAGAAAAAGGTCAATTAGCATATTTTGCATTAGATATAAAACATACGATGACATAAGTAGAAATATATTACCAATTCAGCATGAATTCTAGCAAAACTAGTTGGTCCCATGCGATGGATGTACTTTTGCTTAGCTTTATTTGCAGCATTTCTCTTGCTAAAGCTCTACATTAggataagagaaaaataacaatCAAGGTAGATTATAACACGTAGCTTTAACGTAATAagacatcaaataaacttaccTGGATAGTACTATTGTTCCAATATTTGAGCAATTGCTTGAAATGAGCTTCAGAAAGGAATAAAGGATGATGTTTTAGCCGATCCTTCAATGTGGAGTACTTTGAAAAgtgttttttcttgataaaactTTTGTAGAGTCTCCATGCATCATTTATACGAGTAAATACGGCTTTCTCTCCTTTATCACTAATATTGAACTTTTcctacataaaaaaacattaaatggatgaattttaagaaatatttatgtCGCCAAATCAATATAAGTTTAGTTTTCATACCAGAACATATGTCCATATATGAGCcttattatctttatctttgaGTAGAGCTTTGAAACTTGTGTAAATCAAGGGACAAAAGCTTGAATTCCTCGCTATTGTGCCAAGGAAATAACTCAAGTCAGTTACAATTTTGTCAGTCGGACCAATAGGTTCTCCATCTACATCCAATACAACTTTTGGACGATCTTGCATTGATCTTCCGTGTATTGCTAAGCATTGAGTTGGTCCTcttgttcttttcttctttgtcCCTATTTTGACATTCAActcacaaaattaaatattacatatgaaaaacaaattgtcaaatgctaataataaaatatttaccttctttttcattcaattcGCCATCTTCATCTTGGTATGTATTTCCTTCACCAACATATTGTTCTGCCTCCTCACCtccattttgaatatttttgtcttcatcatcaatgcttccattttcTTTAAGAAATTGATCAATTGACATTGAccccaattttgtttttgtatccTTAGGAGCAACACCTCATCTTGTCATTGATTCAACATCTTCAATCACTAGTCCTTGCTTAGATCTTGACTTATCATCTACCATCGTTCCTTTCATAGGCAATCTCCTTTTCTTAGAATTTTCCTCTTGTGACACTCCCTTTTTATTGGGTTGTTGATCAACACTTGAATTAGTGACTTGAGTGAATGCTCTTTCAATTTGTAGTAGCTTTTCCTTTGATTTATCAGCTACATTTGCTGCCTTTTTCTTGAGTTTCCCATTCTGATTTCTCGAGCTAAGCCTCCTATCCAAATTTGCATGGTCATGCAACTTAAAAGTAGGCAAGTTTAGTTGTGTTTCAGCAACAATTCTAGGTGCAGTAGTTCTACATTGATTGCTTGTCATCTTTCCATGTGTAATTTGCATTTTCCTTAGCAATTCTTTGCTTGATTTTACTTGATGAAGTTCCATACTTGAAGCACTCATTTGAATGTTGTTGCCTTGAGGTTTCATCTACCCTTTTAGGAagttaagagcaaaaataagtaagaaaaaaaaatgcaattaagcATAACTAACAAGCAAGGAAATACATATAAATGAGAAGTGATGCAGATATGaagaataataaacatataagtGATAAAGAGATGaagaatagacaatattaaGTTTTCTATTCAAGCTTATTCTAGAGTTACAGATTTTGTGTATCCCTCAAATGTCACATAAATGAACCTAAATGTGGCTTGGGAGAAATATGAGTCAGTTAAAGTTGTACACAAAATATGGTTCTTAGAGATCTTCAACTGCAATCTGTAGCTTCTTCAACTGCTTCCTTGACTTCAAGAATCTGTAGTAAAATTTAGCAATAAAATTTGGAAGCCAAATTTTCATTCAGAGCTTAACTTTGATACATTGTGTTAG is a window from the Vigna unguiculata cultivar IT97K-499-35 chromosome 7, ASM411807v1, whole genome shotgun sequence genome containing:
- the LOC114191199 gene encoding uncharacterized protein LOC114191199, which encodes MSIDQFLKENGSIDDEDKNIQNGGEEAEQYVGEGNTYQDEDGELNEKEGTKKKRTRGPTQCLAIHGRSMQDRPKVVLDVDGEPIGPTDKIVTDLSYFLGTIARNSSFCPLIYTSFKALLKDKDNKAHIWTYVLEKFNISDKGEKAVFTRINDAWRLYKSFIKKKHFSKYSTLKDRLKHHPLFLSEAHFKQLLKYWNNSTIQSFSKRNAANKAKQKYIHRMGPTSFARIHAELRTKKEVGEKVTQAEMFITTRQRREGRKGKELDEETHNAIIKLQGSIQNSSDSAEQTFKSLFGKEKPGRVRCYGKTMTSSQFRKNEEIATIKKEHANAISGMTKEIQDLRAIVNFVVRQQNPNLDEEDLNNMMARILGKESSATGPYLSASTHDPQLENKEDHEDNEGYEDYEDNLIE